A region of Solanum dulcamara chromosome 7, daSolDulc1.2, whole genome shotgun sequence DNA encodes the following proteins:
- the LOC129896823 gene encoding stress-induced protein KIN2-like encodes MNSSQKASYHAGQAKGQTQEKASQMMDKARDTVQSAQQSMQETGQQMKAKAEGAADAVKDTFGANN; translated from the exons ATGAATTCATCTCAGAAAGCCAGTTACCATGCAGGACAGGCTAAGGGCCAAACTCAG GAGAAAGCTAGCCAAATGATGGACAAAGCTAGAGACACTGTCCAATCTGCTCAGCAATCCATGCAGGAG ACTGGCCAGCAGATGAAGGCTAAGGCTGAAGGAGCTGCAGATGCTGTGAAAGATACTTTTGGAGCAAACAATTGA